Proteins from a genomic interval of Archangium lipolyticum:
- the yedA gene encoding drug/metabolite exporter YedA has translation MSTISSSIPSATLPAESTTADMSRGTLYFCLFALYAIWGSTYLAIHWVLQGGFPPFLMAGVRYVVAGAILYLVLRLRGYANPSARQWGAGALIGFLLLVVGNGAVVFAQQWVPSGVVAIVVGSVPLWTALFSGLFGQWPGRAERWGLGIGFCGLLLLNLGSDMSGNPWAVLALLVGPLSWAFGSIWTRRLPMAEGLMSTATQMITGGAIFLLFSFGAGEHLTTLPTPRALLSLGYLIIFGSLVAFSAYGYMLRNARPALATSYAYVNPMVAVLLGTFLAGESLSTWGFVAMAAILGSVGLLTRAKR, from the coding sequence GGACGCTCTACTTCTGCCTCTTCGCGCTCTACGCCATCTGGGGCTCGACGTACCTGGCCATCCACTGGGTGCTCCAGGGAGGCTTCCCGCCCTTCCTGATGGCGGGGGTGCGCTACGTGGTGGCAGGCGCCATCCTCTACCTCGTGTTGCGGCTGCGCGGGTACGCCAACCCCTCGGCGCGCCAGTGGGGAGCGGGTGCCCTCATCGGCTTCCTGCTGCTCGTCGTGGGCAACGGCGCCGTGGTCTTCGCGCAGCAGTGGGTGCCCTCGGGAGTGGTGGCCATCGTGGTGGGCAGCGTGCCCTTGTGGACCGCGCTCTTTAGCGGCCTGTTCGGCCAGTGGCCCGGGCGGGCCGAGCGCTGGGGCCTGGGCATCGGCTTCTGCGGCCTGCTGCTGCTCAACCTCGGCAGCGACATGAGCGGCAATCCATGGGCCGTGCTCGCGCTGCTGGTGGGCCCGCTGAGCTGGGCGTTCGGCTCCATCTGGACGCGCCGGCTGCCGATGGCGGAGGGGCTCATGTCCACCGCCACGCAGATGATCACCGGCGGAGCCATCTTCCTACTCTTCAGCTTCGGAGCGGGCGAGCACCTCACCACCCTGCCGACGCCGCGCGCCCTCCTGTCCCTGGGCTATCTGATCATCTTCGGCTCGCTGGTGGCCTTCAGCGCGTACGGCTACATGCTGCGCAACGCCCGGCCCGCGCTCGCCACCAGCTATGCCTACGTCAACCCGATGGTGGCCGTGCTGCTCGGTACGTTCCTCGCGGGCGAATCGCTGAGCACCTGGGGCTTCGTCGCCATGGCAGCCATCCTCGGCTCGGTGGGCCTGCTCACGCGCGCGAAGCGCTGA
- a CDS encoding pre-toxin TG domain-containing protein: MAEAEARRRRKSEVEALETAVAAVHARAWEEAGAEARVGGRLVLRLRMDGRSLVLRECVVEPGVGPEGVPVREASFRLALRRALLQEVWGWSGDGVVVLQRSLEGWELADSSAPAASATRGIRPTARLPAVSAHGSSTPESVLSSRAHGPDISLPGLDETKRAEAERWKAVEAKLEEYLQWGLRLMETHVAHLRHIAPGHRLTDHPLREKSLSALVSATLAWAYAHTEDPDFLRRSPSEVALYLLASRSALATAIELGKRAPPHLDYTPPPEDTYTSEELLLELAVGFMPGVGEVMDLDAAFTGFSLTGHRLSEPERLLSAVGVLLPFVNGKLLKEGGDAALQRVALLTGKGLDEVRVLSRVASHLAPEDVREIERLLRNAAEGRALTQGDLEFLQRVALRLETPVREASESFRRGEKLPLLGVRTLSDGSRLLPGTPGHLAQCWVDYQFRHPGKYPRFSYGMDPEWERLYRSILANKPVGNAFENAILARQGYVKNTAMMMPPPGGMASGFIPDSVLGNPGELVWGKPYHFVEAKARNELAHTGNLKVMLDYVREYGGHVELWVRSTLHPDGATRLSAPLQKVLHELQDLGRVTLLSHP; this comes from the coding sequence ATGGCAGAGGCCGAGGCGCGGCGGCGACGCAAGAGCGAGGTCGAGGCCCTGGAAACAGCGGTGGCGGCGGTGCACGCTCGTGCCTGGGAGGAGGCCGGGGCCGAGGCTCGGGTGGGGGGACGGCTCGTGTTGCGCCTGAGGATGGACGGGCGAAGCCTGGTCCTCCGGGAATGCGTCGTGGAGCCAGGAGTGGGACCCGAAGGCGTGCCGGTGCGAGAGGCCTCCTTCCGTCTCGCGCTGAGGCGGGCGTTGCTACAGGAGGTCTGGGGCTGGAGCGGTGATGGGGTGGTGGTGCTTCAGCGTTCGTTGGAGGGCTGGGAACTCGCGGATTCCTCCGCCCCCGCGGCTTCCGCCACGCGCGGCATCAGGCCAACGGCCCGCCTGCCGGCCGTGTCGGCCCATGGCTCTTCCACCCCTGAATCCGTCCTTTCTTCGCGAGCCCATGGACCGGACATCTCTCTTCCCGGGTTGGATGAGACGAAGAGGGCGGAGGCCGAGCGCTGGAAGGCGGTCGAAGCGAAGCTGGAGGAGTACCTGCAATGGGGCCTGCGGTTGATGGAGACGCATGTCGCGCACCTGCGCCACATCGCTCCTGGTCACCGTCTCACCGACCACCCGCTGCGTGAGAAGTCGCTGTCGGCCCTCGTGAGTGCCACGCTGGCCTGGGCCTACGCTCATACCGAGGATCCGGACTTCCTGCGCCGCAGCCCCTCAGAGGTGGCCCTCTACCTATTGGCCAGCCGCTCCGCCCTGGCCACCGCGATCGAGCTGGGCAAGCGAGCACCGCCTCACCTCGACTACACCCCACCTCCCGAGGACACGTACACCTCGGAGGAGTTGCTGCTGGAGCTCGCGGTGGGCTTCATGCCCGGTGTGGGTGAGGTGATGGACCTGGATGCCGCCTTCACTGGATTCAGCCTCACCGGCCACCGTCTCAGCGAGCCCGAGCGCCTCTTGTCCGCCGTGGGGGTACTGCTGCCCTTCGTGAACGGCAAGCTGCTGAAGGAGGGAGGCGATGCGGCCCTGCAACGTGTCGCGCTCCTGACTGGCAAGGGCCTGGACGAGGTGCGGGTGCTTTCGCGTGTCGCCTCCCACCTCGCTCCCGAGGACGTGCGGGAAATCGAGCGTCTGTTGCGCAACGCCGCGGAAGGGCGCGCTTTGACCCAGGGGGACTTGGAGTTCCTCCAACGCGTGGCCCTCCGGCTGGAGACGCCCGTGCGCGAGGCTTCGGAGTCATTTCGGCGTGGAGAGAAGCTACCCCTGCTGGGCGTTCGGACTCTTTCGGATGGTTCGCGGCTGTTGCCTGGGACTCCCGGGCACCTGGCCCAGTGCTGGGTGGACTACCAGTTCCGCCACCCCGGCAAGTACCCGCGCTTCTCATACGGGATGGACCCCGAGTGGGAGCGCCTCTACCGCTCCATTCTCGCCAACAAGCCCGTGGGCAATGCCTTCGAGAACGCCATCCTCGCGCGGCAGGGCTATGTGAAGAACACCGCGATGATGATGCCTCCACCCGGTGGTATGGCCTCGGGTTTCATCCCCGACTCGGTGCTCGGCAACCCCGGCGAGCTGGTGTGGGGCAAGCCCTACCACTTCGTCGAGGCCAAGGCGCGCAACGAGCTGGCCCATACCGGCAACCTCAAGGTCATGCTCGATTACGTGCGCGAGTACGGAGGTCACGTCGAACTCTGGGTCCGTTCCACTCTGCATCCGGATGGGGCAACGCGGCTCAGCGCGCCTCTCCAGAAGGTGCTGCACGAGCTTCAAGATCTCGGCAGAGTGACGCTTCTCTCCCACCCCTGA
- the glnA gene encoding type I glutamate--ammonia ligase — protein sequence MTTKTAKDVLSFAKEHGAQMVSLRFIDFIGRWRHFAVPLHELSEGIFEEGLGFDGSSIKGWLEIHNSDMLVMPDPNTAVMDPFTQTPTLALLCNVSDPITKEQYMRDPRNIAARAEKYLKSTGLADTAYFGPEAEFFIFDGVRYSTEPHHMFFEIDSIEGAWNTGREEPGGNLGYKPNFKDGYNALMPTDAHNDMRDEMCRILGEVGITVERQHHEVATAGQSEIDFRFDTLVKTADNLMWFKYVLKNVAARHGKAVTFMPKPLYGDNGSGMHTHQSLWKGGKPLFAGEGYAGMSEMALHYIGGILKHARALAAICNPTNNSYKRLVPGYEAPVNLAYSSRNRSASIRIPMFSASPKAKRLEFRSPDPSCNPYLAFAAQLMAGLDGIENKIDPGEPLDKDIYGLSPEELKDVPKMPGSLDEALDCLKKDHKFLLKGDVFSEDALNSWIEQKQKEVDAIRLRPHPMEYQLYFDI from the coding sequence ATGACCACCAAGACGGCGAAGGACGTGCTTTCGTTCGCGAAGGAGCACGGCGCGCAGATGGTGAGCCTGCGCTTCATCGACTTCATCGGTCGCTGGCGCCACTTCGCGGTTCCGCTGCACGAGCTGAGCGAGGGCATCTTCGAGGAGGGCCTCGGCTTCGACGGCTCGTCCATCAAGGGTTGGCTGGAGATCCACAACTCCGACATGCTGGTGATGCCGGACCCCAACACCGCGGTGATGGATCCGTTCACGCAGACGCCGACGCTGGCGCTGCTGTGCAACGTGAGCGATCCCATCACCAAGGAGCAGTACATGAGGGATCCGCGCAACATCGCGGCGCGCGCGGAGAAGTACCTCAAGAGCACGGGCCTGGCGGACACGGCCTACTTCGGACCCGAGGCCGAGTTCTTCATCTTCGACGGGGTGCGCTACAGCACGGAACCGCACCACATGTTCTTCGAGATCGACTCCATCGAGGGCGCGTGGAACACGGGCCGCGAGGAGCCGGGCGGCAACCTGGGCTACAAGCCGAACTTCAAGGACGGCTACAACGCGTTGATGCCCACGGACGCGCACAACGACATGCGCGACGAGATGTGCCGGATCCTCGGTGAGGTGGGGATCACCGTGGAGCGCCAGCACCACGAGGTGGCGACGGCGGGCCAGTCGGAGATCGACTTCCGCTTCGACACGCTGGTGAAGACGGCGGACAACCTGATGTGGTTCAAGTACGTGCTCAAGAACGTGGCCGCGCGGCATGGCAAGGCGGTGACGTTCATGCCCAAGCCCCTGTACGGGGACAACGGCAGCGGCATGCACACGCACCAGTCGCTGTGGAAGGGCGGCAAGCCGCTGTTCGCCGGCGAGGGCTACGCGGGCATGAGCGAGATGGCGCTGCACTACATCGGCGGCATCCTCAAGCACGCGCGGGCGCTGGCGGCCATCTGCAACCCGACGAACAACTCGTACAAGCGGCTGGTGCCGGGCTACGAGGCGCCGGTGAACCTGGCGTACTCGAGCCGCAACCGCAGCGCGTCCATCCGCATCCCGATGTTCAGCGCGAGCCCCAAGGCCAAGCGCCTGGAGTTCCGCTCGCCGGACCCGAGCTGCAACCCGTACCTGGCGTTCGCCGCGCAGCTGATGGCGGGCCTGGACGGCATCGAGAACAAGATCGACCCGGGCGAGCCGCTGGACAAGGACATCTACGGGCTGTCGCCGGAGGAGCTCAAGGACGTGCCGAAGATGCCGGGCTCGCTGGACGAGGCGCTGGACTGCCTGAAGAAGGACCACAAGTTCCTGCTCAAGGGCGACGTCTTCAGCGAGGACGCGCTCAACAGCTGGATCGAGCAGAAGCAGAAGGAGGTGGACGCCATCCGCCTGCGTCCGCACCCGATGGAGTACCAGCTCTACTTCGACATCTGA
- a CDS encoding protein bicaudal D homolog — translation MERLQAELRAAKDELTRSRTEMARLERLSTREKQDRVKAEAERTAADAKARDADAAFQHALSRLERARKELKSAPGTSSQVERHRSGPLANDGIRPDAMEQKIRFAVGAVAGGFSGFYFAFEWGITSGVVTLAAIGGSALIGGVLAWWYGDRYWTR, via the coding sequence GTGGAGCGACTCCAGGCGGAGCTGCGCGCGGCGAAGGACGAACTGACCCGCAGCCGTACCGAGATGGCGCGTCTGGAGCGGCTCTCGACCCGGGAGAAGCAGGATCGCGTGAAGGCCGAGGCCGAGCGTACCGCGGCTGACGCGAAGGCCCGCGACGCGGATGCCGCCTTCCAGCATGCCCTCTCCCGGCTCGAGCGCGCTCGCAAGGAGCTCAAGTCCGCGCCGGGGACTTCCTCCCAGGTGGAGCGCCATCGCTCCGGACCCCTGGCCAATGACGGCATCCGTCCCGATGCCATGGAGCAGAAGATCCGCTTCGCGGTGGGAGCCGTGGCGGGTGGCTTCTCCGGCTTCTACTTCGCGTTCGAATGGGGAATCACGTCGGGGGTGGTGACGCTCGCGGCCATCGGGGGCTCGGCCCTGATCGGTGGCGTGCTCGCGTGGTGGTACGGAGACCGTTACTGGACGCGCTGA